The following coding sequences are from one Lycium ferocissimum isolate CSIRO_LF1 chromosome 3, AGI_CSIRO_Lferr_CH_V1, whole genome shotgun sequence window:
- the LOC132051196 gene encoding LOB domain-containing protein 12-like yields the protein MGGTSSPCASCKLLRRRCAKDCIFAPYFPPDDPHKFAIVHKIFGASNISKMLQELPIQQRADAVNSLVYEANARMRDPVYGCVGAISYLQNQVSQLEMQLAVAQAEILCIQMQHEDEPSPNNNYLPECQMEHIDNNNLQQYLSFANSSTSLSVMQDPLKRDHSLRT from the exons ATGGGAGGAACTTCTTCTCCTTGTGCATCCTGCAAATTATTAAGACGTCGCTGTGCAAAGGACTGCATATTTGCTCCTTATTTTCCACCAGATGACCCCCACAAGTTTGCCATTGTTCACAAGATCTTTGGTGCTAGCAACATTAGCAAGATGCTAcag GAACTTCCAATACAGCAGAGGGCAGATGCAGTCAACAGTTTAGTGTATGAAGCAAATGCAAGAATGAGAGATCCTGTTTATGGTTGTGTTGGTGCTATCTCTTATTTGCAGAATCAAGTCTCCCAGTTAGAAATGCAACTTGCTGTGGCCCAAGCAGAGATATTATGCATCCAAATGCAACATGAAGACGAGCCTTCTCCTAACAATAATTATTTGCCTGAATGTCAAATGGAACATATTGATAATAATAATCTGCAACAGTACCTCAGTTTTGCAAATTCCTCCACCAGTTTAAGTGTAATGCAAGATCCTCTGAAAAGAGATCACTCTCTCCGGACTTAA
- the LOC132050711 gene encoding probable protein phosphatase 2C 1: protein MQKSQAAIANKHPETWPSDSVSIRQEVPLSVGTHLIPHPNKVEKGGEDAFFVSSNHGEVIGVADGVSGWAEKNVDPAFFSRELVSNVSSLLGNEEVNCDPRILIKGAHAATSSIGSATVIVSISENGILRIASVGDCGLRVIRKGQMIFSTFPLEHYFIRFTIYRFSFKALSVPV from the exons ATGCAAAAATCTCAAGCAGCCATTGCAAATAAGCACCCGGAAACGTGGCCATCAGATTCTGTTTCTATTCG GCAAGAGGTGCCATTAAGTGTTGGAACACACCTAATTCCACATCCTAACAAG gttgaGAAAGGTGGGGAAGATGCATTCTTTGTGAGCAGCAATCATGGGGAAGTGATAGGTGTAGCTGATGGAGTTTCCGG TTGGGCTGAAAAGAATGTGGATCCTGCATTTTTCTCCAGGGAATTGGTGTCTAATGTTTCTTCTTTGCTAGGGAATGAGGAG GTCAATTGTGATCCTCGAATTCTCATAAAGGGGGCCCATGCTGCTACATCATCTATCGGTTCAGCTACGGT AATTGTTTCTATATCGGAGAATGGGATTTTGAGGATAGCCAGTGTTGGGGATTGTGGACTACGGGTCATTCGTAAAG GTCAGATGATTTTCTCCACATTTCCACTGGAACACTATTTCATCAGATTCACTATATATAGATTTTCCTTCAAAGCATTGTCTGTCCCTGTATAA